A region of Panicum virgatum strain AP13 chromosome 8N, P.virgatum_v5, whole genome shotgun sequence DNA encodes the following proteins:
- the LOC120685801 gene encoding 40S ribosomal protein S15a-1, whose translation MVRVSVLNDALKSMYNAEKRGKRQVMIRPSSKVIIKFLIVMQRHGYIGEFEYVDDHRAGKIVVELNGRLNKCGVISPRFDVGVKEIEGWTARLLPSRQFGYIVLTTSAGIMDHEEARRKNVGGKVLGFFY comes from the exons ATGGTGAGAGTCAGCGTCCTTAATGATGCATTGAAGAGTATGTACAACGCAGAGAAGCGTGGTAAGAGGCAAGTCATGATCCGGCCCTCTTCAAAAGTGATCATCAAGTTCCTCATCGTCATGCAGCGCCATG GCTACATTGGTGAGTTTGAGTACGTTGATGACCATCGGGCTGGGAAGATCGTGGTTGAGTTGAACGGGAGGCTCAACAAGTGCGGGGTGATCAGCCCTCGCTTTGATGTTGGCGTGAAGGAGATCGAGGGGTGGACTGCCCGGCTGCTCCCATCTCGTCAG TTTGGGTACATTGTCCTGACAACCTCTGCTGGCATCATGGACCATGAGGAAGCCAGGAGGAAGAATGTTGGTGGCAAAGTGCTCGGCTTCTTCTACTGA